Proteins encoded together in one Bacteroides ovatus window:
- a CDS encoding DUF5118 domain-containing protein yields the protein MNKLVAKKVFLLLVLACAMLVTVEPIYAKKKKNTKTTKKESPYEKIFKGKKDEVKKGVITLHKIEGKILFEFPLTLQNREMLLGSTVSEISDNGNALVGQKIKKPLHIKFALRDSVMEMREVSNFARRPIFSTSKDESIKQAMKKGVGEPVMEGFKVMAYNADSTAVVFDMTDFLVSDNKRRLFLTLMVRRQCLVLVCAGQLSKKSSLMSIR from the coding sequence GTGAATAAGTTAGTTGCAAAGAAGGTGTTTCTTTTGTTGGTACTAGCGTGCGCAATGTTAGTGACGGTAGAACCGATTTACGCAAAGAAGAAAAAAAACACGAAAACTACGAAGAAAGAGTCTCCCTACGAGAAAATTTTTAAAGGGAAGAAAGATGAAGTGAAAAAAGGAGTGATAACTCTTCATAAGATTGAAGGAAAAATCTTATTTGAATTCCCTCTTACCCTTCAGAATCGCGAGATGCTTCTAGGATCGACAGTTTCAGAGATTAGTGACAATGGAAATGCATTGGTTGGGCAAAAAATTAAAAAGCCCCTGCACATTAAGTTCGCATTACGCGATAGTGTGATGGAGATGCGCGAAGTGAGTAACTTTGCACGTCGCCCGATCTTTTCTACGAGTAAGGATGAGTCCATAAAACAGGCAATGAAGAAAGGAGTCGGAGAGCCTGTAATGGAAGGATTCAAAGTGATGGCGTATAATGCAGATAGTACAGCTGTAGTATTCGACATGACGGATTTTCTGGTGAGCGATAATAAGCGCAGGCTATTTTTGACCCTTATGGTAAGAAGACAATGTTTGGTGCTTGTGTGCGCCGGGCAACTTTCAAAAAAGAGCTCTCTTATGTCGATCAGATAA